The DNA sequence tgatattatctctaatccaaaatttaaaagaaaaatatgaattttttcatatgttattcaacttgtttatttttacgttataaaacttaaacccacttttaaaaaaagaaaagaaatgaacGTAAAATTCAATGAGGCTTAATTGAAGCCTAAAGTAGTTTAGCATATATATCACTAATAACATGACACATATAAGCATGCATATATTATCAAAAGTGGTCAAAATCATACGTACGTCATAAACAACATTAAAGGAAAGCACAATATTTATTCGAATTCAAGAAATCCAAACACTACTAAGAAGTTCATAAAAAGATAATGTAAAGAAGATTAAACACAGTTGTTGAAGATGTTGTTTGAAAACTAGGTTATGTTGTACACAAAACCTTGAAATCTTCTCAAGAAAACTGGGTTGGTGAAGATGGTCGAGAAGTTGGCGGGGATTTGTTTCCTTTGCGAAGATATTTTCTAGCCCAAGCATGCTTGCCATTAATGGAGAGCTTGACTTTGTTTGTGGTCTCAAGCAAATAATCAACCATATCAACTGCCCTTGACCGAATCACTACACGAGCATACAATGGCTGATCAGGTGGAACCACCTCTTGCATATACAGTTCTTCAACTATATCGCCATACCTTCTGATTCTCACAAACAAAtgttaaaaacatgttacaacaATTACCCACATCACATATAGAGTCATCAATTTCTACTCAAGTTACcataatatagttttttttctgaagaaattcaaatattcaTTGATTTCAATTTGTCCTGTACGGATGGACAAAATTCATTCAGTGtgataaaatcattaaataacaattaattttacgggctaaaaaaaatagtcattattttGATCAAGTTAGATAACATTTGTGGCCAATTTAGACattaatttcttttggtaagtaatgttagtgactaataatttttagtttataaattagtatttaaaattagtcactatatagtgaccaattatttttagtctctaaaatgatttatatttacCGAGTTTCCTGTAGTGCATATTATATATTGtggatttataataaaagttataatttttttacatcttAAATAAGTCTgaagagtaaaaaaatttaggGTTTAGAATTTAAGGTTTAAGAtttaggatttagggtttagggtttttgaGGGCTTTTGGAGAGTAAAGGTTATACCATCTATAAAATTCTTTGTATGGCAGACTATTCTAAATGAGGTGCCGACAATGATTAACTTAAGGCATAGAGGAGTCCTTTTAAACAATGTTAGTTGTGTTATGTGCGGTGAGCAAGACGAGACCATCAATCATCTCCTATTTACCTGTAAAGTAGCTACCAACATATGGAATATGTGTATAACAAATGGACGGGAACTTGGGGGTAAGTTATAACCAAATTCAAACACCTTTTGAGCATTTTCATCTTTTAGAGCTAAACCTCAAAGGTAATATGTTATGGAAAGGGGTGTGGATTGCTTTAGTGTAGACTTTATGGAATCATAGCAACAATATTGTTTTTAGGAATGGTGTACCAAATCTTAAAGAGATCTTTAGTTTGGCCCAAGTGAAGGTATGGGCATGATTGAAAAGTAAATGACAAatgtaaatttttcattttctgatTTGAGTCTATGTCACATCTTGTGTTTAAGATCCATAGCTTAGAAACCCTTTATCCTTTTTGCTTTACTATGCTAGAGGCAATAATAAGCTATCTGTATAGGGTTTTCTAACTTATAGTATAGACTTTATGGTCTAGAGTGCTTGCTTTTTCCTAGCAGATGTGGTCTTCCGCTCTCTATCTATGGATTAATCACTCTATGTTTGGATGAGTTCTTTGTAGAGTAGGTGCAGGTAGAGATCTACCTGAGAATTCATTGAAACCACTTTATTCACTTGCATGTTCAATATGCAAGAGGAGTGGTTGTAACTTGTGACAAGTCGATATTATTTGCTTGACAGCTAAGTAAAGCATAAATGACTAAAAGAATACCCTATGTACTCACCTTACATATAGGTATAGGATAGTATTCATAACTCTTTGTGAAAATTTATAGAAAGATGAAAATGATCTTGGTAGCTAAAACTATATATGCTatatttgttggttttgtaattcataaactagttttttttttttttttctgtgtaaAAGGGTTAAAGCACTCCAAAtgctttattattaatatatcgTTTATTTGTCGATAAAGAAAACACCTTAAATAAATCTATATAATccctaataattttttttttatcaatatctaCACTAGATAGCGTTTTCAAGGATAAACCAAATATAAGATTACAAAATTTGACCTAGATTCGACTCAAGGTATTAAATTAAGTGCATACtcttcatttattatttatgctCAATTATTTGCATTAGTACGTTGTTAATGCAATGGATGATAATGATCACCTGTGTTGGAAGTAGCAGAAGTTGGGATCTTGTAATTGACTATATTTGACTAATTCATCATTAAATTAACCATTTCTCAATTAAACACTAATATgaaattgttatatattatattttttttttcatggagGATATAAAATGCTTGATTATATCACAAATACTTagatatcatattttattaacttttataatactTAATTAGCATGGATGATATATTAGATTTTTCCCCAATTCATTAGATATTATAATAGGGGTTTGCACCAATATCATTAATAATTAgtagatattatattttttcaatatattacaataatatttttatttcattacaGTGGATTTTATGTTGTGAATTATCTTAAGTCACGACAATAAACTTgagttataaataatttttattttgcttaAATTCGTTATATATAGATTCCAAATTGTCTGAAACCATTCATTAATAAAGTTTTGTTTGTTAACTGTGATTTCCTAACTCTACTTTAACACAGGTTAAGGATATaatcataaaacaaaataatactattaataaaaatattgaaatgtcAATGGTTGATGTAAGGACTAAAATGTGTGAACTATTACAATAATTCTAGTGAGCCTTACACATAATAAGACAATTACATACATAATCATTGTTCtatttatttaacatatataatgataattaacCGTATTCTCattgaaaatcaaataataGTTGTTCTGTTGTTAACTGTAGTTTCTATAACAATATATCATTTAAGAAATCTTTTACTATAGTTCAAAggttcaaatatatttgaaatcaattagaatttattttttatcttaaattttgatatattttattgataatatttaaaaataaatagatatatatatatataaattcattttaacaaaactatgttaacatttttttatattttaaatgatacTTTAGGTTGCTTTTGTGAACCGGTCTAAAACCAATTTAAATGTTACTTTGAAACATTGTATGAGATATCATACAAATTTAACGTAATTGATTATGATAACTATatgtatttagttttaaaattttgacaccaaatttatatcaaaatttgggaaaaaacagattttaattttgtaataaaatttgggataaaaacatatttaatcgtGATTCAAACTCTTTCAAAGTAACACTGATCGATTTAAAGTTCCAAAAGCAATCCAAactaattaactaaaataaattataaaccaTTGAATCCAAACCAAAGAGATGTATAATTTATAGAGTAAAGTACCTTGCAAAGAAAGCTCGAACTTCAGACTCCGAAATAGGGTAGCCCTTAGAGAATGTCATGAAGATAATCCTCTCATCAACAGGCACCTCCTGcatttgatcactgcttgtagAAGTAATACTAGTTTGATTCATCATGGCAACAAGCTCATTCAAATGTTGTTGGTTTGAAACATCATAACTCTGCACAGGAAGATAAGCATTGCCATTGGAACTTCCTTCACCCCATTGTGGTGGTGCTGCTAATGCAGCATTTTGAGACACAACAGCAACACCAGGAGGCACTGGAGTATGATACACCACATGTTTGACATAAGGACTTGCTCCATAAGCTTTTTCAAACTCCATCTTCTGTTCCCTCACACCCTTCGCATACTGCACTTCTTGCACTATGTCTGTGAAGGCTCTCACACAAACGTTGTCCAGCAACTTGGTGATTGCTCCAATGATAACCACACGGTTATGGTGGAAGTATTTGAAGGATGCGGAATGGTGCAAGATGCTTCTGATCAAAGGCAAGTTCTCGTCTTTGAAAGCAGCATCATCGTAAGGGAAATGGGAACTCTCGATGCACTTCAAAACCAACGTGGCCTCATCTGCAAGGCTATTGATCATGGGGTCAGACCATTGCAGCAAGTTCTTGATCATGCACATGTTCTTGCACTGTTTTTCAAGCCACATCAAGAAGGCCATCACATGGGTGGATTGGCTGGTGTCACGACGGAGCACCACCACCAAACGGGTGAAGAGAAGACGGTCGATGCTGTGGAAGTTGAAGAACTCTTCTCTGCTAACACTCACATTGGTTCCTAGGTCTTGACTTGGAAGGAAACAAGCCATTGCTTAGTGATATGATGAAGAACACAAATGAAAACTAGGTTATTGTTGTATACATAAAGGTGTTTGATGTATGaaaaattttgtatgtaatgaattcaattaattaatctcctttctttctctctatttatttattcctTTATCAATGTATTCAAAAGAATACCTTATTCAGTTTCTTAATATACACCAGAATGATGCTTGTGTATAGAAGCATGATGGAGCCAGTAAAACCACTACTATATAATGTTTAAATTCTTTCCTAAAAGTATGTATTgattatttaacaaattatcaattcaattaataatttagattcattcatttattaaatgcattaatatttttaattttcatacaaagtaatatttttatttaaatatagaaTGTTGTAAGTCATTTTCCATGTTATTGTTGTTTCAtttattagtttcttttctaCTCTTAAACATTTTCAACTGTgcatttaattataattatattaattacattcaataattttagtttagaaTACATTTTAGTTTCTCAtatttagggatgtcaacgggggtaggtagggtacgggtagtagctcttccgtaccctacccgccggGTAAATATCCGTCATGTACTTGTATTTATATTTGTGCGAGTATTCATTATACAGGtacctgcatatttttttaatatctaccggtacccgcgggtatttacaaaaaaaaaatttaatatttgataaaaaatttaaccataaattcaaataaaaatataatgcataacatttataaatgtcAAACAAAGTGTAAACAATGTTGAATACAGTtaacaaataaatgaagattttttaaaatcaattgataacAAATAgcccattcaaaatcaatatattaatgttttaataatttttttaatttaaattagaatatagcGGGTACAAGTATCCATAGGTgtggatactatgataccagTATTCGTCCCTTTAACATAcgggtgtaaaaaatatttgtacccGTTACCCACagatatccatttttaatatctatttcttATTCATTACGATTTTTATCCACGAATATCCACATGTatagatttttttgacatcattACTCATATTATGttaacatgttttatttttagcaTTTGTTtcgttattaaaaaaaatcaccattttttttacttcgAAGTGTATGTGAAAGGTCAAATAGTAGTTATCTCGATTAGCACACTAAATGATATTATAACTTGGTTTTGGATGAATTCCATCAATTTAATACACGTAaatcaaaacaattttaattaaattcaatcaaGATCAAAACGATGAAAAATGTTAGTGGTTCTAGTATCGGATTTGTTATTTACACATCCAACAATAGCCCAAGTCGAATAATGatgtcatttttcttttcaattattatGCATGAAGTTTTCGTTGtatgattatataatttttgagAGGCTTTGCTCTTTTATGTTAGcttattagaattaaaaatgttaatattttttgtgaaaagaATTATGcgatttttttaacaaatgtaTACATTAGTTGAAATATGTGTAAGAATGGAGCTCGATAGTgtacttcaaaatatttttcatttttaaagatCTTTTCAAAGATCAAAACTTATAACTataagaaaatttgaatttatctaTTAATAATCGAGGATACGATATTTGTCGggatcttgaccaacattgttGGGAGAGCCATAATAACACGTCCAAAAtgtatacatttaattattgtcactaatacaataaaaatgaatatataatttagaataactctaactaaaaaaaaataagactaaaaatGAATATCTGTAAGAGttgaatttgtcttgttttcatcttcatgggtagttttccttttatcactttcaaaaaatgaatttattattttattcttcatcaatatacctatttaaaaaaaaagactaaaaaataatttgtcataatctaataaaaaactgAGAGacgtaaatataaaaaaaatattcgatgataatcaaaccaccCTTAAAATctagttataaaaaatacacaatacaatttttttcttctatgttcataaaataaaaaattaatatacaagctcattaaataaattattaaactaatatttcactatcatgTGATACAAaagagaattaccttcttctttattGTTTCGATAATGGAAGACAACAATTGAgatatgagagcaaaaataatagattttttttctcttcagaaacaaaagaaagtaGGTGAGAATGAAAGATGAGAataatttgtgagaaactcaagtcaTATAATGGAATCAGAATTAAAATCTGggtataaaaaaacacaaagtaCAATACTTttacttctatattcataaaataaaaattaatataaaagagactcattaaataaattattaaactaatatttcattatcaagtaagatGAAAGAATTACCTCATTCTTTTTCTCCTCGAAAATGAAAGAGAACGAagagaaataagagcaaaagaatagatatttttctcttcaaaaacaaaaaaaaaaacatgtgagaacaaaaaatgaaaacaatttataaaaagctcaagttataataaaaaataataataaaaacatcttgataaatctttttattctttattctttgttatgtttggttttatattttattatttattaacattgattattatgtttataaaaaaaatatttgattatcatcattaatttataatatattacttgatatctataagataaaaaaattcaaaatacctaaaacataaaaaacaaaattcaaaaattttggGGGCATGGCCCCTTTTACCACAAACATCCGGCAGTGTGTCCGGAATTGTGATGTAagaaaattatcaataaatttttgtCCTTCGGTAAGCAGAATATTCTTGGTGATTTATTTAAGGGTTAGTTTATGAGTAAATTACCGACACGTTAACCTATTTGTAAAATTATCCACGGACAAATCTTTGGATAATGTTCTATTTTTTCAAAACTGAAATTTAAAGTTTCTAATTGTTTTtcgattttaaaaattttgtacttCTATGCTATAATTAATACAAGTAATCCGTACTAAAAGTTTGATCATCATTAAAATAAGAAGTAGCAACAATTATATTAACTTAGATAATCCTTTTGAGATATAATAATAACTTACTATATCTCAGAAGAGATCATTATAAACACATAATATGAACATCTTATTCTGACATGGTTTGTTACATATTTCAAGCATGGAATGAGAATTAGTGGAACACTTTTCAGTGAGTGTGTCCAAAAGCTTGAAGATCCTTCCCAGTCAATCTGAAAAACTTGTATTCCTCCACCACCTCACCACCCATCTCTTCGTAAAACCTAATAGCATTAACATTCCAATCCAGCACAACCCAGTCTACCCTTCCGTAATTCCTTTTTACTGCTTCCTTTGCCACTGCACAAAACAACATTTTCCCAAATCCCATTCTCCTGTAACACTCCCTCACGTACAAGTTCTCCACGTAAAACCCTGCTTTTCCCAGAAAAGTAGAATAGTTTGGGAAAAACATCACAAACCCTACCACACTAACATCGTCCATGCTCTTGAACGTGTCGCGCTCGGGGTCCTCATAGGGGAGCCTCAGATTCACGAGTTCAGTGATGGGTTTGAAGAAAGGGTTGGAGTCAAAGGTTGAAACGGGGAAGGGGGTGGGAGAAGCTTCTAGAAGCAAGATGGTGAAGGACTGGAAGGGTTGGACGGTGGGGGAGAAGAGGGTGGCGGACAGGGAGGACTCGGTGGCGGAGAAGAGGTGGGTCAGGCGTTCGAAGACGGCCATTTGGTGGATGAGTTTGTGGATGTGGGGAATATCGGAGGGGGTGGCCAGGCGGATGCGCGTGAAGAGTTGGTAGCCCAACGGGGTGGTTTCCGGCGTCAGAGACGGCGGCGCTGCCGGGGCCATTGGTCTTGGTTCGGAGCAATGTAAAGTGGTGATGTTTTAGTTTAGGTGTGTGTCCATGTATGGACTAATATAAGACCGTGAAATGACATGTATTACTCCCATATTTCAAACGTGATagtttaacaaagttttttctAACACAAATTACCAATTTAAgcaaaaaagtattattttattattttattttagttaaaaaatataaatataatccattttaattcaatttatagtAACTTTTGTCAActttgtcaaattttttttcaaaacataattttcctatttgaaaatttgaaatttggttTCGGAGTTGGCGGCGCCGCCGTGGCCATCTTAGTTCGGAGCAATGCATAGTGATGCTTTTTCAATTTAGTTGAGTGCATGTATGggactgatatatatatataagacaaTAAAAGGACATGTGATAATACACAAACTTCCAATTTGTCATTCAACACTCATTTGAGACCattaaaaaatgacatttttactttaaaatataaaagaaattaggaTGAGTtaactaaaaaagaataaatattattttttttattaggtcttggaaagaaataacaaaaatgtgAAGGTGTGGACGGAAAATTCTCTATTATTCATATTGACAGACATTCTTGAATCTTACTTTCTGATAACACTTGTACTATTGGAAAAAATGTTAGTAtctaattgtttaaaaaattataataattattattattatttactagtTAAAACATATGCTCCGTAAGCATGGgtgttgtctttttttttcgttattataaataattaatcaagtTCTTAAAAcgaactaaatttaaataagtcaTTATTTAAAAGGATATGTATTTTGCGGGATTTGTATATCTCAGTTTGTGTTGGATTTGTAGTATGTCctaatatatcttttttaaagATATGATTTCTTACAAACATCTCCCTCTTTCTTTAGGAAATGTCTGATATCTCAATCAAGCAAGTGGATACATTCCGATCAATAACTTGGTAAGTTTTAGATAAAGGTTTGATACATCTCACGACCAAAAAAACTAAAGTTGCTAGAAAGAACATCTCAGACAAGGACATGCTAACTTGGACAAGACAATATTATACATGATTAACTATGATAGTTTAAACAGAGTATTCACTAGAATTTATGAAGGGATATAAACGTTGTTAGAGATAATTAATGAGATCTTAATGAGATCCAAGTATATAAAAGGACTCCatatcacaaaaaatatatcttaatcTTGATATGATATCATTATAAGGATCATATATGCTTCCTCTCCTTGACTTGAGCTCCTTTTGTAGACTATTCGAGTTTCATATATAcgaacaaaataaaacaataaaatatttattttaattaaaagttgttaaatttaaaataatattcatttaaaagataaaattggttaattaattaattaaaccaaaacaaaaagttAGATAAGCGATTCCAGCAAACTCACCCAAAGGAATAAAATCTTACGCTGACAATAGATTAGTGTTTGCATTACATAGGTCAAAAATTCGTCCTCCTCTGCAAGTTATGGCTTGGGAAACCAACTAACTATCAAAGTAATGTCAATGCAAAATTAATTGTTACactaatatgataaatataataattacattaatttgaACACAAATCTAATAATGGAAACAATAGAAAAACACTTATGATCTATGTTGATATGTGAATAAAATTACAACATTCACATGTCTCCAAAATGACATATCGGAGGAAATTTCAACCTTCTCTTGAAGATAACATGTAAAGAAGTTTTAACTTTCACATCTTGTCTTTTCTTCCAATATTCATCATTTAGAAAATTATCATTCTAGGAGTTTTTAGAGCATTCTTGAATCTCCTATAATATTTATGATCTTCTAAAATTATACAAGTTACTTTGCTTCTAAATTTCTATGACATTCTTGAATTTCCTatgatattttataatcttCTAAAACTGTACAagttatttatttctaaattttctaGTCATTTTGTTCTCTCTCATTTAAACAAGGGAATGAGAAAAGCATTAAAAGATGGATATGTATAACATTTATGATGCCAAAACACATTGACAAAAAAATCATGCACCAGCCGGGAATCGAACCCGGGTCTGTACCGTGGCAGGATATTATTCTACCACTAGACCACTGGTGCTGTTGTTATAAagtttaacaatttaaaaatatacttcagTGTCCTGTTTTTGACAGCCTCATGATTGTTCCTTGTATATGGACTAGTCACACACAGTGAATAcacatgtcatttttttttataacattgtGTTAACAGAAATCATAtgattattgtaataattttgtatatttatgaataacttcttataataaaaataaggtaAATGTAGATTTTGGTTGTATGGaagaaaaacattattaatgagaagcatattataatgtttttaaagataataataatcgtATAGTGctgaatatattatttgtaaaatagataagtttaaattttttttggatattaTATTATGAGACAAGATATTTCAGATGTTAATTCttactatatataatttcaaattatcatATGCCAAGAAATCATCTATGGTGTAACAcaacatgaaatttttttcataatacgCATCAAATTCATCTGTCGtcttttcataaaatttaaaatcatcaaTCAAGGACTTCAAATAAATATCAATGTCATTTTTTAGTTGTCTAAGTCCAAAAATATCATAGACAACATAATGTATTTTCTCTTTCTgcacaataaataataaagattataaatcatcatcaaaacagataaataattatatttaccaCTTAAGTTTCCGTAAGAATTCATTTCATCTGTAACaagttcaaatttcaaatatatgtataaacTTACAAAGTACACATGAtactaaattatgaaaaaaaatattccaaaCATTTAATACAAActattaaagtttaattatttatactaaatcacaaataaaaactaaaattcacTCGATGTCTATCTACatctaaaactaaaatatcCACCAGATAGTAATTTATAGGTTAATCaatctaataaatataaaattatagaaacatTCGACATCTAATAAatctaaaatcaataaaataaaaatacataactaAAATTACAATACTACTCAAACACCTGATAaatccaaatataaaataacaatatttcttATCTACATATTCACatatattaagattaaaaagaaaaactaattttaatatatattacattgtaaaaatttaaataaaaatcaaatgcaAAAAAAGCAACTTAAAAGTGTTTCTCATACGATCAAGTTCGTTAATCCCTCCTCAACATTGCACACCaatgaaaatgacaaaattataaacaaaaataaaaacagaacaCCATGAATTTCAAAACAGTAGAGACAAAAACTAActttaatgtgaaaaaaaaatcggAGAGAACTAACCTTTGAGAGAAAACACAATATGAGAGTGAAGAAACCATGTTTTTGGACACAAAATGGAGCCAATGATGCACCTTCCTTCCGTCGTCGTCAACGCTGTTTGGGTGAGTTTTGGGAAGACGAAGAACTTCGTGGACAGAGAAGTGAGAAGACGCTATTTTGAGTtgtaaaaaactaataatttatgtttgacgtgatagattatattttatatgttttggtTGTAGTTAATtgagaaattataattatatatatataatattagtttCATATTTAAGATAATAGtattatagatttttattttatattatgtttaattttgttatattttaactCATACCGATATGACTATCTATATCTAGAGATAGAcgtaaatttttatattttaacaaccTAATACTTCTATTACACCCTAATtagacataaatattaaaatttatgtttcttCCTAAAGTGTCGAAcgtaaatttttaacaaatatttataaatatgctACTAATCATTTTACGTCTAATCCATGGAAGTAAGACGTAAATACATAATcattatagttatttttatgcctatatataaaataattgttaaataaaagcATTACATTTTCAACTGTTATTTTAAACGTATTAtctatgataatatataaacttGTGTGTcgatattttataatatctttttactttttataatataattatttattaattttttaaaaattaatagttatttttacttaaattaatagttatttttacttattttctgtaaaactgtttttttattcatcgacaattattttctctatttttttcccctttatttttgataaatataaatttattttatatattaacttaataacattatactattatcacctattaacatattatcattcatatttaaaaaatgcatacaaaCAGACACAATAACACTTGATGCTAATCTTTTGTAAATGTTATAAAGTCTAAGAAAAACCCTGAAAGtggaaaaaaaaacagattgaattaaacttttttatttagtagatatgttatttaatgtctttttcatctttaacttttattattattattattattattaagataataatgttttgattactaaattttaataaaaaaaatcacaacataaaataacaatttttaactaatcttgaaatattaaaaattaaaaaaaaatatttaaaagataatatctaaaattatataataaaattattaaaattgagtactcaaaaaaatcattttctttgttattaattctattttttcatttatttcatcTGTGTTTGAAGTGCTTCAATGCCACTCAGATATCAATATCAGGGTCGGGGCACCGTACAGCAATGATATAAGTTTGTCAGTCAATTATTGCcgtaaattcaataaatttaatacacATGTCACCAAATGGGCTCTTTATCTTCTTTTCAgacaagaaattaaaagaaaatgaaaaactatgTTTACGATAATTCCTTAATTGCCCCCATTGTATTGACCATGTACTCCCATTCATTTTAGGTGaatatgttaataaatttttacaaatgatttttcattaaaaacatg is a window from the Vigna unguiculata cultivar IT97K-499-35 chromosome 7, ASM411807v1, whole genome shotgun sequence genome containing:
- the LOC114190245 gene encoding uncharacterized protein LOC114190245, yielding MACFLPSQDLGTNVSVSREEFFNFHSIDRLLFTRLVVVLRRDTSQSTHVMAFLMWLEKQCKNMCMIKNLLQWSDPMINSLADEATLVLKCIESSHFPYDDAAFKDENLPLIRSILHHSASFKYFHHNRVVIIGAITKLLDNVCVRAFTDIVQEVQYAKGVREQKMEFEKAYGASPYVKHVVYHTPVPPGVAVVSQNAALAAPPQWGEGSSNGNAYLPVQSYDVSNQQHLNELVAMMNQTSITSTSSDQMQEVPVDERIIFMTFSKGYPISESEVRAFFARRYGDIVEELYMQEVVPPDQPLYARVVIRSRAVDMVDYLLETTNKVKLSINGKHAWARKYLRKGNKSPPTSRPSSPTQFS
- the LOC114192532 gene encoding probable acetyltransferase NATA1-like, whose protein sequence is MAPAAPPSLTPETTPLGYQLFTRIRLATPSDIPHIHKLIHQMAVFERLTHLFSATESSLSATLFSPTVQPFQSFTILLLEASPTPFPVSTFDSNPFFKPITELVNLRLPYEDPERDTFKSMDDVSVVGFVMFFPNYSTFLGKAGFYVENLYVRECYRRMGFGKMLFCAVAKEAVKRNYGRVDWVVLDWNVNAIRFYEEMGGEVVEEYKFFRLTGKDLQAFGHTH